A genomic segment from Corythoichthys intestinalis isolate RoL2023-P3 chromosome 2, ASM3026506v1, whole genome shotgun sequence encodes:
- the kics2 gene encoding KICSTOR subunit 2, with the protein MADSATGEELLRPVPREQAILESFFTQLGMFSFDRAKDYVEKEKDNSSRSSGAVWTALLAAMAHLAAAEKAYHNMTFLGQKMGGQSFFSRKDSTRTIYTSLHNELRKVVASGRHGQPASYLEELLCHLAEQLCHFAQARVDMAELYEKMHAMAAQKNVNSEALANALDAVTNKYSSKFHHPILGRLEESFQTEADVVTQLLRCQAQVSEWRFLPSLLSLHGAAAKLAAWGQLFQRQKETRKHLFGGQSQKSVQPPHLYLWLQRFQSSLLAKFSFYFHEALSRQTAPADMRALTARAAPDYHGKICSFVRKHDAGSVSLVFDNRGSASFQGHGYHHPRSYREAPKGVEQFPAVVSLPSGERPLAHWPNVVMMMGDRAAELNAPDKVVHFYDDKVQSTYYLARPEPHFTLVVILDGKKSDRDLNVVAFLQEICASLRNSKPFASLKPGSKG; encoded by the coding sequence ATGGCTGACTCTGCAACGGGTGAGGAGCTCCTCCGACCGGTGCCCCGCGAGCAGGCCATCTTGGAAAGCTTCTTTACGCAACTAGGCATGTTCTCCTTCGACCGCGCCAAGGACTACGTGGAGAAAGAAAAGGACAACAGCAGCCGCAGCTCCGGCGCCGTGTGGACGGCGCTGCTGGCCGCCATGGCTCACCTGGCCGCCGCCGAGAAGGCTTACCACAACATGACCTTCCTGGGACAGAAAATGGGAGGTCAGTCATTCTTCAGCCGCAAGGATTCCACGCGCACCATCTACACGTCCCTTCACAATGAGCTGCGCAAGGTGGTGGCGTCGGGGCGGCACGGCCAGCCGGCGTCGTACCTAGAGGAGCTGCTGTGCCACCTGGCCGAGCAGCTCTGCCACTTTGCGCAGGCCCGCGTGGACATGGCCGAGCTCTACGAGAAGATGCACGCGATGGCCGCGCAGAAGAATGTAAACAGCGAGGCTCTGGCGAACGCGCTGGACGCCGTCACGAACAAGTACAGCTCCAAGTTCCACCACCCGATTCTGGGCCGCTTGGAGGAAAGCTTCCAGACGGAGGCGGATGTGGTGACGCAGCTGCTGCGATGCCAGGCGCAGGTGTCCGAGTGGCGATTCCTGCCCTCGCTGCTCAGCctgcacggtgccgccgccaagcTGGCGGCGTGGGGTCAGCTCTTCCAGCGGCAGAAGGAAACGCGGAAGCATCTTTTCGGAGGTCAGTCCCAGAAAAGCGTCCAGCCGCCACACCTGTACCTTTGGCTGCAGCGCTTCCAGTCATCCCTCTTGGCCAAGTTCAGCTTCTACTTCCACGAGGCGCTAAGCCGGCAGACGGCGCCGGCCGACATGCGTGCCTTGACGGCGCGCGCCGCCCCCGACTACCACGGCAAGATCTGCTCGTTCGTGCGTAAGCACGACGCCGGCAGCGTCTCGCTGGTGTTCGACAACCGCGGCTCGGCCAGTTTCCAGGGCCACGGCTACCACCACCCGCGCTCTTACCGGGAGGCCCCCAAGGGCGTGGAACAGTTCCCCGCCGTGGTGTCGCTGCCGTCGGGTGAGCGCCCGCTCGCGCACTGGCCCAACGTGGTGATGATGATGGGCGACCGCGCCGCCGAGCTCAACGCGCCGGACAAGGTGGTGCACTTTTACGACGACAAGGTGCAGAGCACCTACTACCTGGCTCGGCCCGAGCCGCATTTTACGTTGGTGGTTATCCTGGACGGCAAGAAGTCTGACAGGGACCTCAACGTGGTGGCCTTCCTACAGGAGATTTGCGCCTCGCTGCGCAACTCCAAACCCTTCGCCAGCCTCAAGCCGGGGTCCAAGGGCTGA
- the LOC130931411 gene encoding polyhomeotic-like protein 2 isoform X2, with the protein MNGLSPKDSKCRQEPMLTCELCGKVDFAYVFRRSKRFCSTLCAKRHNVGCTKRTGLFPNRKSTPEDSKKEKRLNETPPNSHLESEDKMSSCTWKSVGHMTHPAQGESSQCSDLAVYTQDQQWGPQAQGPQIPRDPGQWNVDEVYVFICSLPGCLEIAEGFRSQEIDGQALLLLKEDHLMGTMNIKLGPALKIAAQIGMLKDL; encoded by the exons ATGAATGGGCTTTCACCAAAGG ATTCGAAGTGTCGACAAGAGCCCATGCTTACCTGTGAGCTTTGTGGCAAGGTGGACTTTGCATACGTCTTCAGAAGGTCCAAGAGGTTCTGTTCAACGTTATGTGCAAAAAG ACACAATGTAGGATGCACGAAAAGAACAGGACTCTTCCCAAATCGAAAATCCACCCCCGAGGActcgaagaaagaaaaaagactCAACGAAACCCCCCCAAATTCTCATTTGGAGTCTGAAGACAAG ATGTCTTCCTGCACGTGGAAATCTGTTGGTCACATGACTCACCCTGCACAAGGAGAATCCAGCCAATGTTCAGACTTGGCAGTTTATACACAGGATCAACAGTGGGGTCCTCAGGCACAAGGCCCCCAAATCCCCAGGGACCCCGGCCAGTGGAACGTCGATGAAGTTTACGTATTCATCTGTTCTCTACCAG GTTGTCTGGAGATCGCAGAGGGCTTTCGTTCACAAGAAATCGACGGTCAGGCTCTGCTACTCCTAAAGGAGGACCATCTCATGGGGACCATGAACATCAAACTGGGCCCCGCGCTGAAGATCGCTGCCCAAATTGGAATGCTCAAAGACTTATAG